The genome window CTCATATCCCGCATATCGCGGGAACTCCCCCCCTCCTACCAGTAGCCCTGTCTGGCGGCTGGCCACCACCTTATTGTTGACAGACGTCGGTAAAAATAGCTGAGAAGGACAGAAACCCCATCACAATGAGGAGGGGTTTATTCACAAGGCTATGCTTATTCTATTACATATGGCATCATAAGCGGTCATGAAGCTGCAAGGTATTCATGAGGAGCATTCTTTTTTGGAGTTACAGGTCAGACTCCTTGAAATCCGAAGACAAAATATCTCTGTTTTCTAACAAGGTATCTTGATGATAAAGGTTGCAGAAAAAACGCAGATGCTAACGAAATGGGGCTAGCCTTGAAAAATCAGATCAAGGATGTATTCTGGGCGGTTGACATGAATCTCGCTTTCACATATGTCAGCCAATCATCACTACGTCTTGCCGGTTATGAGCCACATGTTATCCAGAATATGCCAATTGACAGGTTGCTGACTGACCGTTCAAATGGACTTGTCAAGAAAGCTCTTCAAGAAGCGATGGATTTGGAGGAGCAAGTTGGGCCCGAAGGATACGAAGCTCCACCACTTGAACTGGAAGTCATACGAAAGGACAAGAAAAAAATCTGGGTTGAAGTCTCCCGCAAGTTCATTAGAGATGACGATGGTAAACCCAAAGGTATAGTGGGAATTGCCAGAGATA of Candidatus Thorarchaeota archaeon contains these proteins:
- a CDS encoding PAS domain-containing protein, with the translated sequence MKNQIKDVFWAVDMNLAFTYVSQSSLRLAGYEPHVIQNMPIDRLLTDRSNGLVKKALQEAMDLEEQVGPEGYEAPPLELEVIRKDKKKIWVEVSRKFIRDDDGKPKGIVGIARDISRRKFAEKQYIEEKAQVEFYNNLLAHDLNKIQQGIMASLELILDLEISGDVAKLVKAALQLTRRGARLTTDVKKLGKLSSGQDLTEIDPRLAIETAVE